One region of Candidatus Electrothrix rattekaaiensis genomic DNA includes:
- a CDS encoding CTP synthase codes for MDTQPSRKTKFIFITGGVLSSLGKGLAAASIGALLESRGMTVTFQKLDPYINVDPGTMNPFQHGEVYVTDDGAETDLDMGHYERYTDAVMAQINNYTSGRIYYSVIMKERRGEYLGGTVQMIPHITDEIKQAVMQLDGTVDVAIIEIGGTVGDIEGLPFIEAIRQLRGDLGREYSLYIHLTLVPFIKTAGEIKTKPTQHSVKELLASGIQPDILICRTEVPLEDSIKKKIALFCNIDAPSVITAIDVDTIYELPLRLHEEGADDRILQKLGIWTGAPNTKPWQDLVHKIKNPVHTVTIGITGKYVELKEAYKSLHESLIHGGIANDTKVDLKYIAADDLEDGNSSAELEQCDGILVPGGFGSRGTEGKIKAIAYARENKVPFFGICLGMQLAVVEFSRAVAGIVGADSKELNPTTKDPVIYLMKEWYDFRSGKTEIRDENSNMGGTLRLGAYPCKLREDTLAHAAYQQEEMSERHRHRYEFNNLYRERLEKAGLVVSGTSPDDTLVEIVEIADHPWFLGCQFHPEFKSSPMKPHPLFRDFIKAALNNK; via the coding sequence ATGGATACGCAACCGAGCAGAAAGACGAAATTTATTTTTATAACCGGCGGTGTGCTCTCGTCCTTGGGAAAGGGCCTTGCTGCGGCCTCCATCGGTGCCCTGCTGGAAAGCCGAGGAATGACCGTCACCTTTCAGAAACTTGATCCCTATATTAATGTTGATCCCGGAACCATGAATCCCTTTCAGCATGGAGAGGTTTATGTCACCGACGACGGGGCAGAAACCGATTTGGATATGGGGCATTATGAACGGTACACCGATGCCGTTATGGCGCAGATCAATAATTACACCTCCGGCAGAATCTACTACTCGGTGATTATGAAAGAGCGCCGAGGAGAATATCTTGGCGGAACGGTGCAGATGATTCCGCATATCACCGATGAGATCAAACAGGCAGTAATGCAGCTTGACGGCACGGTGGATGTAGCCATCATTGAAATTGGCGGTACCGTCGGTGATATTGAAGGGTTGCCTTTTATTGAGGCGATTCGACAGCTACGCGGTGATCTCGGGCGGGAATACTCCCTGTACATTCACTTGACCCTAGTTCCTTTTATCAAGACTGCCGGAGAAATCAAGACCAAGCCGACCCAGCATTCAGTTAAGGAGCTACTGGCCTCGGGTATTCAGCCGGATATCCTGATCTGTCGGACCGAAGTGCCGCTGGAAGACTCGATCAAGAAAAAAATCGCTCTGTTCTGCAATATTGATGCTCCGTCAGTTATCACCGCCATTGATGTGGATACGATCTACGAACTCCCGCTTCGTTTGCACGAGGAAGGTGCTGATGATCGTATTTTGCAGAAATTGGGTATTTGGACAGGTGCGCCAAACACGAAACCTTGGCAGGATCTGGTCCATAAAATAAAGAATCCTGTCCATACCGTCACCATCGGTATTACCGGAAAATATGTTGAGCTCAAAGAGGCGTATAAGAGTCTGCATGAATCGTTGATCCACGGCGGAATAGCCAATGATACCAAGGTGGATCTCAAATATATTGCTGCCGATGACTTGGAAGACGGTAATTCATCTGCTGAGCTTGAACAATGTGACGGCATCCTCGTGCCGGGCGGCTTTGGCAGCCGAGGCACAGAAGGAAAAATTAAGGCCATTGCCTATGCCCGGGAGAATAAGGTGCCTTTCTTTGGTATCTGTTTGGGTATGCAGCTGGCTGTGGTGGAGTTCTCCCGTGCTGTTGCCGGAATCGTAGGAGCGGATTCCAAGGAACTGAATCCGACCACCAAAGATCCTGTCATTTACCTGATGAAGGAATGGTATGATTTTCGCAGCGGCAAGACCGAGATTCGGGACGAAAATTCGAACATGGGCGGAACGCTTCGTCTCGGTGCGTATCCCTGCAAATTGCGGGAGGATACCCTGGCCCATGCAGCCTATCAGCAGGAAGAAATGAGCGAAAGACATCGTCACCGCTATGAGTTCAATAACCTGTATCGTGAACGCTTGGAAAAGGCCGGTCTCGTTGTCAGTGGAACCTCACCGGATGATACGCTGGTAGAAATTGTCGAAATCGCTGATCATCCTTGGTTCCTCGGTTGTCAGTTTCATCCCGAATTTAAGTCTAGTCCTATGAAGCCGCATCCGTTGTTCCGGGATTTTATCAAAGCGGCCTTGAACAATAAATAG
- the kdsA gene encoding 3-deoxy-8-phosphooctulonate synthase, with product MKSFEITMLPGGKTVPVGPDHPLLLLAGPCALESGELGWRIAKEMKEICERLGISYVFKASFDKANRTSLDSFRGPGLRNGLRQLDRIRQEVGVPVVSDVHETSQMDLAADALDIIQIPSFLCRQTDLLVAAAKTGKTVNLKKGQFMSPWDMKHAVDKLRSAGCDKILLTERGASFGYNNLVVDMRSLPVMRSFDCPVIFDATHSVQLPGGMGGSSGGQREFIPTLSRAAMAAGIDGLFMEVHPDPDKALCDGPNSIPLNEVEALLEQLLAIRETVLKVTHG from the coding sequence ATGAAATCCTTTGAGATAACTATGCTTCCAGGGGGAAAGACGGTTCCTGTTGGACCTGATCATCCTCTTTTGCTGTTGGCTGGCCCATGTGCCTTGGAATCCGGTGAACTCGGGTGGCGGATTGCCAAGGAAATGAAGGAAATCTGTGAACGCTTGGGGATTTCCTATGTGTTTAAGGCATCCTTTGATAAGGCGAACCGCACCTCATTGGATTCTTTTCGAGGACCGGGCCTGAGAAACGGGCTGCGTCAGCTTGATCGTATCCGCCAGGAAGTGGGCGTCCCCGTGGTCTCGGATGTTCATGAAACCAGTCAGATGGATCTTGCCGCAGATGCCCTGGATATCATTCAGATCCCGTCCTTTCTCTGCCGTCAGACAGATCTTCTGGTCGCTGCTGCGAAAACCGGGAAAACCGTGAATCTGAAAAAAGGGCAGTTTATGTCCCCGTGGGATATGAAGCATGCTGTGGACAAGCTACGCTCAGCCGGTTGCGATAAGATTCTTCTCACTGAACGCGGAGCAAGCTTCGGGTATAATAATCTCGTAGTGGACATGCGATCCCTGCCAGTGATGCGGTCTTTCGACTGCCCGGTCATTTTTGATGCCACCCATTCGGTGCAGCTGCCCGGCGGAATGGGAGGAAGTTCTGGCGGACAGCGGGAGTTTATTCCGACCTTGAGCAGAGCAGCTATGGCCGCCGGAATTGACGGCCTCTTTATGGAGGTGCATCCTGACCCGGATAAGGCCCTCTGCGACGGACCCAACAGTATCCCCTTGAATGAGGTAGAGGCCCTGCTGGAACAGCTGCTGGCTATCCGAGAAACTGTTCTGAAAGTGACTCATGGATAA
- a CDS encoding HAD hydrolase family protein yields the protein MSDNNGTYSDCALTQSLRERAMKREQPIPRSDAWKTAMMQAKKVEVLLLDVDGVLTDGTLFYSGVSEEIKAFNTLDGFGLRLLCDAGIAVGLITARSSEAVSRRAKELKLEHVYTDCRNKKEAYAAVLEQHGWQPEQTAYMGDDWLDLPVLMQVGCSFAPANAAAEVRRQVDYVTERSGGHGAVREACELILEAKGLLSQLLKNYTQTT from the coding sequence GTGTCGGATAACAACGGTACATACTCTGATTGCGCATTGACCCAATCCCTGCGTGAACGGGCCATGAAGCGGGAACAGCCGATTCCGCGCAGTGACGCCTGGAAGACCGCTATGATGCAAGCGAAAAAGGTTGAAGTGCTTTTATTGGATGTTGATGGTGTTTTGACCGATGGTACCCTCTTTTACTCAGGAGTATCTGAAGAAATCAAGGCGTTCAACACCTTGGACGGTTTTGGCCTGCGTCTTCTTTGCGATGCCGGAATTGCAGTGGGCTTAATCACTGCTCGCAGCTCTGAAGCTGTTTCCAGAAGAGCCAAGGAGCTCAAGCTGGAGCATGTGTATACTGACTGCCGCAACAAAAAAGAAGCCTATGCCGCTGTTCTTGAACAACATGGCTGGCAACCTGAGCAGACCGCGTATATGGGGGATGATTGGCTGGATCTGCCTGTCCTGATGCAGGTCGGGTGCAGCTTTGCCCCGGCCAATGCAGCTGCCGAAGTCCGCCGTCAAGTTGATTATGTCACGGAAAGGAGCGGGGGACATGGTGCTGTTCGTGAGGCCTGCGAGCTGATCCTGGAGGCAAAGGGGCTGCTTTCCCAGTTGCTGAAGAATTACACGCAAACGACCTGA
- the lptC gene encoding LPS export ABC transporter periplasmic protein LptC, whose product MIGNYRNLLWLIPVGIIAASPLWKGYAAQFLKPRGGYDEVAERAYQEQSQDFVMNDVIITFTTEGVQTWTIKAEQAQTGETDREIYMIDVDALYNKKGESPITITSKNGKYHMDDQHLTLIDDVVIIKPLQYEEMYSDLLHYYDTAKMLISPGDVQIKGPKFNLKGGRMDYDVSTGAYDFNDRVEVVL is encoded by the coding sequence ATGATAGGAAATTATCGGAATCTTCTCTGGCTAATCCCGGTCGGTATTATTGCCGCCAGCCCGTTATGGAAAGGATATGCGGCCCAATTCCTCAAGCCGAGAGGCGGCTACGATGAGGTTGCCGAGCGAGCCTATCAAGAGCAATCTCAGGATTTCGTTATGAATGATGTTATTATCACTTTCACCACCGAAGGCGTTCAGACATGGACCATTAAGGCCGAACAGGCGCAAACCGGTGAGACAGATAGGGAAATCTATATGATTGATGTTGACGCCCTGTATAACAAAAAGGGCGAATCACCTATCACTATAACCAGCAAGAACGGGAAATACCATATGGATGATCAGCATCTCACCTTGATTGATGATGTTGTGATTATCAAACCGCTTCAGTATGAAGAGATGTACTCGGACCTGCTCCATTATTATGACACCGCCAAGATGTTGATCAGTCCCGGAGATGTTCAAATCAAGGGACCTAAATTCAACCTCAAGGGCGGGAGAATGGACTATGATGTCTCTACCGGTGCCTATGATTTTAATGATCGGGTAGAGGTGGTGCTGTAG